Proteins encoded together in one Exiguobacterium sp. BMC-KP window:
- a CDS encoding type II toxin-antitoxin system PemK/MazF family toxin → MIVKRGDVFYANLSPVVGSEQGGVRPVLVLQNDIGNRFSPTVIVAAITAQIDKAKLPTHVEVYRERHGLERDSVILLEQIRTIDKRRLTDKVTHLDPDTMMKVNSAVAISLGLVDF, encoded by the coding sequence TTGATAGTCAAACGTGGCGACGTGTTTTATGCAAATTTGTCACCTGTGGTCGGATCGGAACAAGGGGGAGTTCGTCCCGTGCTTGTTCTACAAAATGATATTGGTAACCGATTCAGCCCGACAGTTATCGTGGCTGCGATCACGGCACAGATCGACAAAGCCAAACTACCGACCCATGTGGAAGTATATCGAGAGCGACACGGATTAGAACGTGATTCGGTCATCTTACTTGAGCAAATCCGGACAATTGATAAACGCCGTCTAACGGATAAAGTCACACATCTAGATCCAGACACGATGATGAAAGTAAATAGTGCCGTTGCAATCAGCTTAGGCTTGGTTGATTTTTAG